From Mustela nigripes isolate SB6536 chromosome 13, MUSNIG.SB6536, whole genome shotgun sequence, one genomic window encodes:
- the LOC131999382 gene encoding LOW QUALITY PROTEIN: uncharacterized protein LOC131999382 (The sequence of the model RefSeq protein was modified relative to this genomic sequence to represent the inferred CDS: deleted 1 base in 1 codon; substituted 1 base at 1 genomic stop codon) yields MRRHWGALLGLLCIQVCWVRGMTVEQSPSALRLQEGDSSTLKCNFSETARSVQWFRQHPRGDGLMGLFYIASGMKQSGRLNCTVNTKDRSSTLHIGASRLEDSATYLCAAQHSAPWXSAACTQTAAGPAGPALPQGGHLLQLQPLHISRFSDLCDSMFFLLKLDPSGLSFHIPCPFLPPESPLLVKSSIMAALEQVTEMPISSTLGTQMSLQSAYKLFVSSQMEMS; encoded by the exons ATGAGGAGACATTGGGGagctctcctggggctcctgtGCATCCAGGTTTGCT GGGTGAGAGGGATGACGGTGGAGCAGAGCCCTTCCGCCCTTAGGCTCCAGGAAGGAGACAGCTCTACTCTCAAATGCAATTTTTCCGAAACTGCGCGCAGTGTGCAGTGGTTCCGACAGCACCCCAGGGGCGACGGTCTCATGGGGCTGTTTTACATAGCTTCAGGAATGAAGCAGAGTGGGAGGTTAAACTGCACAGTGAATACTAAAGATCGGTCCAGCACCCTCCACATCGGGGCCTCCCGACTGGAAGACTCAGCCACCTACCTGTGTGCAGCCCAG CACAGTGCTCCCTGGTGATCTGCAGCCTGCACCCAAACTGCAGCTGGGCCTGCAGGCCCCGCCCTTCCCCAGGGTGGGCACTTGCTTCAACTGCAGCCTTTGCACATTTCCAGATTTTCAGATTTATGTGACAGcatgtttttccttctaaaattagACCCATCGGGGTTGTCATTTCACATTCCTTGCCCGTTTCTTCCCCCAGAAAGCCCTTTGCTGGTAAAAAGCTCTATCATGGCAGCATTGGAGCAAGTGACAGAGATGCCCATATCCAGTACCCTGGGAACACAGATGTCCTTGCAGTCAGCATATAAGTTATTTGTAAGTAGTCAAATGGAAATGTCTTGA
- the LOC131999385 gene encoding uncharacterized protein LOC131999385 produces MRKHEEALLGLLCIQVCWVRGMTVEQSPSALSHQEGASFTLQCNFSQTAGSVQWFRQHPGGGGLTRLFYIASGMQQSGRLNCTVNTRERSSTLHIRTSQLEDSATYLCAAQAQCSLVICSLHPNCAAPAAPALPHESPLQVKISSKELLDQVTEMLLSSALKKQIFWQNVQQQEGTLNKLWALGDMVWQCRLIHSEKARGRLTMGEAIPVWGQEVHWKPQYICLIFL; encoded by the exons ATGAGGAAACATGAGGAagctctcctggggctcctgtGCATCCAGGTTTGCT GGGTGAGAGGGATGACTGTGGAGCAAAGCCCTTCAGCCCTGAGCCACCAGGAGGGAGCCAGCTTTACTCTCCAGTGCAATTTTTCCCAAACTGCGGGCAGTGTGCAGTGGTTCCGACAGCACCCTGGGGGCGGCGGTCTCACCAGGCTGTTTTACATTGCTTCAGGGATGCAGCAGAGTGGAAGGTTAAACTGCACAGTGAATACTAGGGAACGGTCCAGCACCCTCCACATCAGGACCTCCCAACTGGAAGACTCAGCCACCTACCTGTGTGCAGCCCAGGCACAGTGCTCCCTGGTGATCTGCAGCCTGCACCCAAACTGCGCTGCACCTGcagcccctgcccttccccatg AAAGCCCTTTGCAGGTAAAAATTTCTTCGAAGGAGCTACTGGATCAAGTGACAGAGATGCTCCTATCTAGTGCCCTGAAAAAACAGATCTTCTGgcag AATGTACAACAACAAGAAGGAACCCTAAATAAACTGTGGGCTTTGGGTGATATGGTGTGGCAGTGTAGGCTCATCCATTCTGAAAAGGCCAGGGGGAGGTTGACAATGGGAGAAGCTATACCTGTGTGGGGACAAGAGGTACATTGGAAGCCTCAGTACatctgcctcatttttctttgA